The following coding sequences lie in one Thermomicrobium sp. 4228-Ro genomic window:
- a CDS encoding serine hydrolase domain-containing protein yields the protein MRERLHSIVMRIEQAIAHGEVDGAGLMVVSQGQLLLEWYGGRAASNLEAEPDVLWPLASITKVYTATTIMALVERGFLTLNLPVASVVEEFDDEERRPITIRHLLTHTAGVPYEAPDIEALLRQRLPLDELLEAGLSQPLDFVPGMRIGYSDLGYGLLAVVAERVTGRAFPELVRAFVLEPAGLTDTWFPLPDSESVTSRLAHVVGGLGAGEPWAMYGATYGLRLGHPAWGVVATLRDLVRFFTHFTPHTAGKLLSGASIAAMTRRQTPESFGLPGWGYGFEIGGGYFGEADLLSPHCFGHTGATGCTVWYDSAYDLLVAFVSNRHMNTGRQEFVRRIAAVVNGVVASVT from the coding sequence ATGCGTGAGAGACTGCACAGCATCGTGATGAGGATCGAGCAGGCGATCGCGCATGGTGAGGTCGATGGGGCAGGGCTCATGGTTGTCTCGCAGGGGCAGCTCCTTCTGGAGTGGTACGGGGGACGAGCAGCCTCGAATCTGGAGGCGGAGCCAGACGTGCTCTGGCCGCTCGCCTCGATCACCAAGGTGTACACGGCGACGACGATCATGGCGCTCGTGGAACGAGGCTTCTTGACGCTGAACTTGCCCGTCGCGTCGGTCGTCGAGGAGTTCGATGACGAGGAGCGACGGCCGATTACGATCCGGCACCTCCTCACGCATACGGCGGGGGTTCCGTACGAAGCACCCGATATCGAGGCCTTGCTCCGTCAACGCCTCCCGCTCGACGAGCTGCTCGAGGCAGGGTTAAGCCAGCCGTTGGATTTCGTACCGGGAATGCGCATCGGCTACAGCGATCTCGGTTACGGGCTGCTCGCAGTCGTCGCCGAGCGTGTTACGGGTCGAGCGTTTCCCGAGCTGGTACGCGCGTTCGTCCTCGAGCCGGCTGGGTTGACCGATACCTGGTTTCCCTTGCCGGATTCGGAATCGGTCACAAGCCGCCTCGCTCATGTCGTTGGGGGGCTCGGTGCTGGGGAGCCTTGGGCGATGTACGGAGCGACGTACGGGCTCCGGCTCGGGCATCCAGCATGGGGAGTCGTCGCCACGTTGCGCGACCTCGTACGCTTCTTCACGCATTTCACACCACATACTGCAGGGAAGCTGCTGTCCGGTGCGTCGATCGCTGCCATGACGCGACGCCAGACGCCGGAATCCTTCGGCTTGCCGGGATGGGGCTATGGTTTCGAGATCGGTGGCGGGTACTTCGGTGAGGCCGATCTCCTTTCCCCACACTGCTTTGGGCACACTGGTGCGACAGGCTGTACCGTCTGGTACGACAGCGCGTACGACCTCTTGGTGGCGTTCGTCTCGAACCGGCACATGAACACCGGACGGCAGGAGTTCGTGCGTCGCATCGCTGCAGTGGTGAATGGCGTGGTGGCATCAGTGACGTGA
- the rpmH gene encoding 50S ribosomal protein L34, which yields MPKRTYQPKRLRRKRVHGFLARMSTRGGRAVLKRRRLKGRWKLTVSDEKKVTPNKR from the coding sequence GTGCCGAAGCGAACGTATCAGCCCAAGCGGCTTCGACGGAAGCGTGTTCACGGATTTCTCGCCCGGATGAGCACGCGTGGGGGTCGCGCGGTCTTGAAGCGCCGGCGACTCAAGGGACGGTGGAAGCTGACGGTTTCGGACGAGAAGAAGGTGACACCGAATAAGCGCTAG
- the rnpA gene encoding ribonuclease P protein component translates to MIARRLRLRRSRDFERVRRRGRTVADRLLVLSVAPNGLEHNRYGFAVGKRVGKAVRRNKVKRWLREAVRRFHPELEQGYDIVFVARGALAEPSVTYHEVAAQVESLLRRVGLWRATEERSAGAGEQSE, encoded by the coding sequence GTGATTGCGCGGCGGCTGCGGCTCCGCCGCTCCCGCGATTTCGAGCGCGTCCGACGGCGCGGCCGAACCGTGGCGGATCGGCTCTTGGTGTTGAGTGTCGCGCCGAACGGGCTCGAGCACAATCGCTACGGGTTCGCTGTCGGCAAGCGGGTGGGGAAGGCAGTCCGGCGCAACAAGGTCAAGCGCTGGCTGCGCGAGGCCGTACGGCGTTTCCATCCGGAGCTCGAACAAGGGTACGATATCGTTTTCGTCGCACGGGGTGCGCTGGCTGAGCCCTCGGTGACGTATCATGAAGTCGCAGCGCAGGTCGAGTCGCTCCTTCGACGGGTCGGCTTGTGGCGAGCGACGGAAGAGCGATCGGCCGGGGCGGGAGAGCAGAGCGAATGA
- the yidD gene encoding membrane protein insertion efficiency factor YidD, translating into MTKVALLLIRFYQRFISPGLPAACRFYPTCSEYGYEAIARYGIIKGGVLTLRRVLRCHPFHPGGYDPVP; encoded by the coding sequence ATGACCAAGGTAGCGCTTCTCCTCATCCGGTTCTACCAGCGCTTCATCTCGCCGGGATTGCCGGCAGCCTGCCGCTTCTATCCGACGTGTTCGGAGTACGGCTATGAAGCGATTGCCCGGTACGGTATCATCAAGGGCGGCGTGCTGACGCTGCGACGTGTGCTCCGGTGTCATCCATTCCATCCCGGTGGGTACGATCCAGTCCCCTGA
- a CDS encoding YidC/Oxa1 family membrane protein insertase, with protein sequence MIIWDQFVYAIEWGLARTAEVTGSAGIAIILFTILIKTLLLPLTIKSVRSTRAMQELQPKIRELQKKYGQDRQRLSAEMMKLYQEHGINPMSGCLPMLLQIPIFFGLYFAIRNLSMSQVGAWAHGFLWVPDLSKPDPLHILPILAGLFQFIQTRMTRPAGMRRFDDPQQQMMYSMMLFMPAMVVLFGWNFAAGPVLYWVVSALYSVVQQWLITGWGAMRDWLPFLPELPEHRRLGYVDPKKRAEQRRGGGLFGRLLQQVQVQQSQPTAVSSASVDGDVRQRPAPVEQAAEKQPPLDPATVVPRRSRPRGNKRSH encoded by the coding sequence TTGATCATTTGGGATCAGTTCGTTTACGCGATCGAGTGGGGCCTGGCGCGAACCGCCGAAGTCACCGGGAGCGCTGGGATCGCGATCATCCTCTTCACGATCCTCATCAAGACGTTGCTCCTGCCACTGACCATCAAATCGGTTCGCTCCACCAGGGCGATGCAAGAACTCCAGCCGAAGATTCGCGAGTTGCAGAAGAAATACGGACAAGACCGCCAGCGGCTCTCGGCGGAGATGATGAAGCTGTACCAGGAGCATGGGATCAACCCGATGTCGGGCTGCTTGCCGATGCTCCTGCAGATTCCGATTTTCTTCGGGTTGTACTTCGCGATTCGCAATCTCTCGATGAGTCAGGTCGGGGCTTGGGCACACGGTTTCCTCTGGGTGCCTGATCTTTCGAAGCCCGATCCGTTGCACATCTTGCCGATCCTGGCCGGGCTGTTCCAGTTCATCCAGACCCGGATGACCCGACCAGCGGGCATGCGCCGTTTCGACGATCCGCAGCAGCAGATGATGTACTCAATGATGCTCTTCATGCCCGCGATGGTCGTGCTGTTCGGTTGGAATTTCGCCGCTGGCCCGGTGCTGTACTGGGTCGTGTCTGCATTGTACAGCGTGGTGCAGCAGTGGCTGATCACTGGTTGGGGTGCGATGCGCGACTGGCTCCCCTTCTTGCCCGAGTTGCCCGAGCACCGGCGGCTGGGCTACGTCGACCCGAAGAAGCGGGCCGAGCAACGGCGTGGCGGTGGTCTCTTCGGCCGGCTCCTCCAGCAAGTGCAAGTCCAGCAGAGCCAACCGACGGCGGTGTCCTCGGCCTCGGTAGACGGTGATGTACGGCAACGGCCAGCGCCTGTCGAGCAGGCAGCCGAGAAGCAACCGCCACTCGACCCGGCAACAGTCGTGCCGCGCCGGTCACGGCCGCGTGGCAACAAGCGCAGTCACTGA